One genomic window of Rhinolophus ferrumequinum isolate MPI-CBG mRhiFer1 chromosome 23, mRhiFer1_v1.p, whole genome shotgun sequence includes the following:
- the TRMT6 gene encoding tRNA (adenine(58)-N(1))-methyltransferase non-catalytic subunit TRM6 isoform X1: protein MEGSGEQPGPQPPNPGDHRIRDGDFVVLKREDVFKAVQVQRRKKVTFEKQWFYLDNVIGHSYGTTFEVTSGGSLQPKKKKEEPTSETKEAGTDNRNIVDDGKSQKLTQDDIKALKDKGIKGEEIVQQLIENSTTFRDKTEFAQDKYIKKKKKKYEAIVTVVKPSTRILSIMYYAREPGKINHMRYDTLAQMLTLGNIRAGNKMIVMETCAGLVLGAMMERMGGFGSIIQLYPGGGPVRAATTCFGFPKSFLSSLYEFPLNKVDSLLNGTFSAEMLSSEPKDSASVEERNGTLEEKQTSEQENENSMAEAPGSNHPKEQETMEIVSQDQEYKEAKERRSKKDYIQEKQRRQEEQRRRHLEAAALLSERNADGLIVASRFHPTPLLLTLLDFVAPSRPFVVYCQYKEPLLECYTKLRERGGVINLRVSETWLRNYQVLPDRSHPKLLMSGGGGYLLSGFTVTMDNLKEDPSLNSNSSTLELHKTEEPAAKKRKCPESDS, encoded by the exons AAAAGTAACTTTTGAAAAACAGTGGTTCTATCTGGATAACGTCATTGGCCATAGTTATGGAACCACATTTGAGGTGACCAGTGGAGGAAGTCTTCAGccgaagaagaagaaggaagagccTACTTCAG AGACCAAAGAAGCGGGCACTGATAATCGAAATATAGTTGATGATGGGAAATCTCAGAAACTTACTCAAGATGACATAAAAGCTTTAAAGGACAAGGGCATTAAAGGAGAG GAAATAGTTCAGCAGTTGATTGAAAATAGTACAACATTCCGAGACAAGACAGAATTTGctcaagataaatatataaaaaagaagaaaaagaa ATACGAAGCCATCGTTACTGTTGTGAAACCATCCACCCGCATCCTTTCAATTATGTATTATGCCAGAGAACCTGGAAAAATTAA CCACATGAGATACGATACACTAGCCCAGATGTTGACATTGGGAAATATTCGTGCTGGCAATAAAATGATTGTAATGGAAACATGTGCAGGCCTGGTGCTGGGTGCAATGATGGAACGAATGGGAG GTTTTGGCTCCATTATTCAGCTGTACCCTGGAGGTGGACCAGTTCGGGCAGCAACAACCTGTTTTGGATTTCCCAAATCTTTCCTCAGTAGTCTTTATGAATTCCCCCTCAACAAAGTGGACAGTCTTCTAAATGGAACATTTTCTGCCGAGATGTTATCTTCAGAGCCAAAAGACAGTGCTTCGGTTGAAGAAAGGAATGGCACACTGGAGGAAaaacagacttcagaacaagagaatgaaaacagcatggcagAGGCCCCAGGGAGCAATCACCCCAAAGAACAAGAAACAATGGAAATTGTCTCTCAAGATCAAGAATATAAGGAGGCTAAAGAGAGAAGAAGCAAAAAGGATTAT atTCAGGAAAAGCAGAGGAGACAAGAAGAGCAAAGGAGAAGACATTTAGAGGCTGCTGCTCTGCTGAGTGAGAGAAACGCGGATGG TTTAATTGTAGCAAGTCGTTTTCATCCCACGCCACTGCTGTTGACTTTGCTGGACTTCGTGGCCCCTTCAAGGCCGTTTGTGGTCTACTGTCAGTATAAAGAG CCTCTGTTGGAATGCTACACAAAACTGCGGGAAAGAGGAGGGGTCATCAACCTCAGGGTATCTGAAACCTGGCTCAGAAATTACCAG GTTTTGCCAGATCGAAGTCATCCCAAACTACTGATGAGCGGAGGTGGGGGGTACCTTCTGTCAGGCTTCACCGTTACCATGGACAACCTTAAAGAAGACCCCAGCCTCAACTCCAACTCGAGCACTTTAGAATTACATAAGACTGAAGAGCCAGCAGCCAAAAAACGGAAATGCCCCGAGTCTGACTCTTAA
- the TRMT6 gene encoding tRNA (adenine(58)-N(1))-methyltransferase non-catalytic subunit TRM6 isoform X2 — MYYAREPGKINHMRYDTLAQMLTLGNIRAGNKMIVMETCAGLVLGAMMERMGGFGSIIQLYPGGGPVRAATTCFGFPKSFLSSLYEFPLNKVDSLLNGTFSAEMLSSEPKDSASVEERNGTLEEKQTSEQENENSMAEAPGSNHPKEQETMEIVSQDQEYKEAKERRSKKDYIQEKQRRQEEQRRRHLEAAALLSERNADGLIVASRFHPTPLLLTLLDFVAPSRPFVVYCQYKEPLLECYTKLRERGGVINLRVSETWLRNYQVLPDRSHPKLLMSGGGGYLLSGFTVTMDNLKEDPSLNSNSSTLELHKTEEPAAKKRKCPESDS; from the exons ATGTATTATGCCAGAGAACCTGGAAAAATTAA CCACATGAGATACGATACACTAGCCCAGATGTTGACATTGGGAAATATTCGTGCTGGCAATAAAATGATTGTAATGGAAACATGTGCAGGCCTGGTGCTGGGTGCAATGATGGAACGAATGGGAG GTTTTGGCTCCATTATTCAGCTGTACCCTGGAGGTGGACCAGTTCGGGCAGCAACAACCTGTTTTGGATTTCCCAAATCTTTCCTCAGTAGTCTTTATGAATTCCCCCTCAACAAAGTGGACAGTCTTCTAAATGGAACATTTTCTGCCGAGATGTTATCTTCAGAGCCAAAAGACAGTGCTTCGGTTGAAGAAAGGAATGGCACACTGGAGGAAaaacagacttcagaacaagagaatgaaaacagcatggcagAGGCCCCAGGGAGCAATCACCCCAAAGAACAAGAAACAATGGAAATTGTCTCTCAAGATCAAGAATATAAGGAGGCTAAAGAGAGAAGAAGCAAAAAGGATTAT atTCAGGAAAAGCAGAGGAGACAAGAAGAGCAAAGGAGAAGACATTTAGAGGCTGCTGCTCTGCTGAGTGAGAGAAACGCGGATGG TTTAATTGTAGCAAGTCGTTTTCATCCCACGCCACTGCTGTTGACTTTGCTGGACTTCGTGGCCCCTTCAAGGCCGTTTGTGGTCTACTGTCAGTATAAAGAG CCTCTGTTGGAATGCTACACAAAACTGCGGGAAAGAGGAGGGGTCATCAACCTCAGGGTATCTGAAACCTGGCTCAGAAATTACCAG GTTTTGCCAGATCGAAGTCATCCCAAACTACTGATGAGCGGAGGTGGGGGGTACCTTCTGTCAGGCTTCACCGTTACCATGGACAACCTTAAAGAAGACCCCAGCCTCAACTCCAACTCGAGCACTTTAGAATTACATAAGACTGAAGAGCCAGCAGCCAAAAAACGGAAATGCCCCGAGTCTGACTCTTAA